The following coding sequences lie in one Equus asinus isolate D_3611 breed Donkey chromosome 1, EquAss-T2T_v2, whole genome shotgun sequence genomic window:
- the LOC106834490 gene encoding olfactory receptor 6F1, with translation MGTNNETLPHDFLLLGFPGSQALQLFLFMFFLVMYILTVSGNMAILMLVSTSHQLHTPMYFFLSNLSFLEIWYTTAAVPKALAILVGGCQTISFTSCLLQMYLVFSLGCTEYFLLAAMAYDRYLAICYPLHYGVIMNSFLSAQLALASWVCGFLAIAVPTALISNLTFCGPHTINHFFCDIAPWIALACTSTRGVELVAFVIAFVVILSSCLITLVSYIYIISTILRIPSASGRSKAFSTCSSHLAVVLIWYGSTIFLHVRTSIKEALDLTKAVHVLNTVVTPVLNPFIYTLRNKEVRETLLKKWKGK, from the coding sequence ATGGGCACAAACAATGAAACTCTCCCCCACGATTTTCTCCTGCTGGGCTTTCCTGGGTCCCAGGCCCTTCAGCTCTTTCTCTTCATGTTTTTTCTGGTGATGTACATCCTCACGGTCAGTGGTAACATGGCTATCTTGATGTTGGTGAGTACCTCCCACCAGTtacacactcccatgtacttctttctgAGCAACCTCTCTTTCCTGGAGATTTGGTATACGACAGCTGCAGTCCCCAAAGCCCTAGCCATCCTAGTTGGGGGATGCCAAACCATATCATTTACCAGCTGCCTTTTGCAAATGTACCTTGTTTTTTCATTGGGCTGCACAGAGTACTTTCTCCTGGCAGCCATGGCTTATGACCGCTATCTGGCCATCTGCTATCCTCTTCACTATGGAGTCATCATGAACAGCTTTCTCTCAGCACAGCTGGCCTTGGcctcctgggtctgtggtttCCTGGCCATTGCAGTGCCCACAGCCCTCATCAGCAACCTGACCTTCTGCGGCCCCCACACCAtcaaccacttcttctgtgatATTGCACCCTGGATTGCCCTGGCCTGCACCAGCACAAGGGGAGTGGAGCTAGTGGCCTTTGTGATTGCTTTTGTGGTCATCCTGAGTTCATGCCTCATCACCCTGGTCTCCTACATCTACATCATCAGCACTATCCTCAGGATCCCCTCAGCCAGTGGCAGGAGCAAAGCCTTCTCCACGTGCTCCTCACATCTCGCTGTAGTGCTCATCTGGTACGGGTCCACCATATTCCTTCACGTTCGCACTTCTATCAAAGAGGCCTTGGATCTGACCAAAGCTGTGCATGTCCTGAACACCGTGGTGACTCCAGTTCTGAACCCTTTCATCTACACTCTCCGAAACAAGGAAGTAAGAGAAACTCTGCTGAAGAAATGGAAGGGGAAATGA